The proteins below come from a single Aegilops tauschii subsp. strangulata cultivar AL8/78 chromosome 6, Aet v6.0, whole genome shotgun sequence genomic window:
- the LOC109747423 gene encoding uncharacterized protein, whose protein sequence is MAEERRIPIWSFRTEQTNSGEAEHGRATPHRPRSPIMSAMILPACSGDAAAEAKGKRDCHGATTFRCPIPLVSRLRAILPLLLHSHRPGAAPQGVKKAAAMEADELLKKIRALEEGQAELKREVGRLMPDRRAAARRRALRALPPPPPRPSSSSRRVAARGRLPDRHCHWILQSLGQAVHIIAPDGKLLYWNRYAEHMYGYTAAEAVGRNAVELIVHPTDFDSAKIIIQNIFMGKCWRGRFPVKNKAGERFFISVHNTPLYDDDGSLVGLICLSLDVRALEEIFSPSDSAESYQSTAKHRFHANNRPTSGSVNKGSLHSQQPPQSAVTSKIVTLATSVTSRVRSRIRIGQNSDKLYGGGCEGQYSQLDLQAEVASSEENTPSGDVVHGAFAAQEKSLGKSSKTSSDDPGEGKVGSYKIFRSKAEALLAKKGISWPWRGHENDGGSGKNNVNSTQLQDKQENDQSHQKVPVLEPIIIPDCQSSEDTWATKYEVSGSWWDFNKNNTSSMSSTGSTDSSGIERVDYEADCLDYEILWEDLVIGEQVGQGCCGTVYHALWYGSDVAAKVFSKQEYSEEMINTFRQEVSLMKKLRHPNIILFMGAVASQERLCIVTEFLPRGSLFRLLQSNIGKLDPRRRVNMAIDIARGMNYLHSSIPTVVHRDLKSPNLLVDKNWTVKVADFGLSRLKLETFLSTKTGKGTPQWMAPEVLRSEPSNEKSDVFSYGVVLWELATQKIPWDTLNTMQVIGAVGFMDHRLEIPSDVDPQWASMIESCWESEPQRRPSFRELLERLQGLQKQYTVQAQTERKAAGKGARKASVKDDG, encoded by the exons ATGGCGGAGGAGAGGAGAATTCCAATTTGGAGCTTCCGAACGGAACAGACGAACAGTGGGGAGGCGGAGCACGGCAGGGCTACACCTCACCGGCCTCGCTCACCGATTATGTCAGCCATGATCCTCC CCGCGTGCTCCGGCGATGCCGCGGCGGAAGCCAAAGGCAAGCGCGACTGCCATGGCGCCACTACATTCCGATGCCCCATCCCCCTCGTGTCCCGGCTCCGAGCAATACTACCACTACTCTTGCATAGCCACCGACCAGGGGCCGCGCCGCAGGGGGTCAAGAAAGCAGCGGCGATGGAGGCGGACGAGCTCCTGAAGAAGATACGGGCGCTGGAGGAGGGGCAGGCGGAGCTCAAGCGGGAGGTGGGCAGGCTCATGCCGGACCGCCGCGCCGCGGCCCGGCGACGCGCCCTCcgcgcgctgccgccgccgccgccgcggccctcctCGTCGTCGCGGCGCGTCGCGGCCCGCGGCAGGCTGCCCGACAGGCACTGCCACTGGATACTGCAGTCGCTGGGGCAGGCCGTGCACATCATCGCCCCCGACGGGAAGCTCCTGTACTG GAACCGGTATGCTGAGCATATGTATGGCTATACTGCAGCAGAGGCAGTTGGTCGGAATGCCGTCGAATTAATTGTTCATCCTACTGACTTCGATTCAGCAAAAATCATCATCCAGAATATATTTATGGGCAAGTGTTGGAGAGGGAGGTTTCCTGTTAAGAACAAAGCAGGAGAGAGGTTTTTTATTTCTGTCCACAACACCCCTTTGTACGATGACGATGGTAGCTTGGTGGGCCTCATCTGTCTCTCGCTTGATGTACGGGCATTAGAGGAGATATTTAGTCCCTCGGACTCGGCAGAATCCTATCAAAGTACAGCAAAGCACCGGTTTCATGCCAACAACCGGCCTACAAGTGGTTCAGTAAACAAAGGTTCTCTTCACTCCCAGCAACCTCCTCAATCTGCTGTCACCTCCAAGATAGTAACTTTG GCTACCAGCGTTACAAGTAGAGTTCGTTCTCGGATAAGGATAGGTCAGAATAGCGACAAACTGTATGGTGGTGGCTGTGAGGGCCAGTATTCTCAACTTGATCTCCAGGCCGAGGTGGCATCAAGTGAAGAAAACACCCCAAGTGGGGATGTAGTGCATGGTGCCTTTGCGGCCCAAGAGAAATCCCTTGGCAAGTCGAGCAAAACAAGTAGTGATGACCCAGGAGAAGGAAAAGTAGGGTCCTACAAGATTTTTCGTTCGAAGGCTGAGGCATTATTGGCAAAGAAGGGCATATCATGGCCTTGGAGAGGGCATGAAAATGATGGGGGTTCTGGAAAGAATAACGTGAACTCAACACAGTTGCAGGATAAGCAGGAGAATGACCAGAGTCATCAGAAAGTTCCAGTTCTAGAGCCTATCATAATTCCAGACTGCCAAAGCAGCGAAGACACTTGGGCTACGAAATATGAGGTCTCAGGTTCCTGGTGGGATTTCAACAAGAACAACACGAGTAGCATGAGCAGCACTGGGAGTACTGATAGCAGTGGTATCGAGAGAGTAGATTATGAAGCAGACTGCCTAGATTATGAGATTCTCTGGGAAGACCTAGTAATTGGAGAACAAGTAGGTCAAG GTTGTTGCGGAACAGTGTATCATGCTTTGTGGTATGGCTCG GACGTGgcagctaaagtattctccaagcagGAATATTCAGAAGAAATGATAAATACCTTCAGACAAGAG GTATCATTGATGAAGAAGCTACGACATCCCAATATAATACTTTTCATGGGTGCAGTTGCTTCGCAGGAACGACTTTGTATTGTTACTGAATTTCTGCCACG CGGGAGTTTGTTTCGGTTGCTTCAGAGTAACATTGGCAAGCTGGATCCAAGACGGAGAGTTAACATGGCTATTGACATT GCAAGGGGCATGAATTATCTTCACAGTTCCATCCCAACTGTTGTTCACCGTGATTTGAAATCACCAAACCTTTTGGTTGATAAGAATTGGACTGTAAAG GTTGCAGACTTTGGTCTTTCACGTCTGAAACTCGAAACATTTCTGTCAACAAAAACTGGAAAGGGAACA CCGCAGTGGATGGCTCCGGAGGTGCTACGGAGTGAACCTTCAAATGAAAA GTCTGATGTATTCAGCTATGGAGTGGTCCTGTGGGAGCTTGCTACTCAGAAGATCCCCTGGGATACTCTCAATACAATGCAG GTTATCGGAGCCGTGGGTTTCATGGATCACAGACTGGAAATACCAAGCGACGTGGATCCTCAGTGGGCATCAATGATCGAGAGCTGTTGGGAAAG TGAACCGCAACGCCGCCCTTCGTTCCGAGAACTTCTCGAGAGGCTCCAGGGGCTGCAGAAGCAGTACACGGTCCAGGCGCAGACGGAGCGGAAAGCGGCTGGGAAAGGTGCTCGAAAGGCGAGCGTCAAAGATGATGGCTGA